In Variovorax paradoxus, a single genomic region encodes these proteins:
- a CDS encoding amidohydrolase → MHLPAFRQLSLLAMCAIAPAAFAQQPTARIDALVDGMYPSLETIYKDIHSNPELSFKETRTAAKLAAEMRDLGFEVTEKVGRTGIVAIYKNGPGPTVLVRTELDALPMEEKTGLPYASKVKAEWNGRETFVAHSCGHDIHMASWVGTARTLLALKDQWKGTLMFIGQPAEEAGGGAKAMLADGLFKRFPKPDFAFALHTSPSPYGFVGYRVGAITSASDGLEITFKGRGGHGSAPDKTIDPIAIAAHFVTDVQTVVSREKDPAEFGVVTIGAIQGGTAGNIIPDSVVLRGTVRSYKPEVREKLLAGVRRTAKAAAAMAGAPEPVVEFGDGGAAVINDEAVVQRTVAALKSKLDAARVVQVPPITASEDFSEYVNAGVPSMFFFVGVSDPKEVAESLKPGGKPLPFNHSPFFAPVPEPSIKMGVQAMTTAVLSAMNK, encoded by the coding sequence ATGCACTTGCCAGCTTTTCGCCAGCTTTCCCTCCTCGCCATGTGCGCGATTGCGCCAGCCGCCTTCGCGCAGCAACCCACCGCGCGCATCGATGCGCTTGTCGACGGCATGTATCCGTCGCTCGAGACGATCTACAAGGACATCCACTCCAACCCCGAACTGAGCTTCAAGGAGACTCGCACGGCCGCCAAGCTTGCGGCCGAGATGCGTGATCTCGGCTTCGAAGTGACGGAAAAGGTCGGTCGCACCGGCATCGTTGCGATCTACAAGAATGGCCCCGGACCTACGGTGCTGGTGCGAACGGAGCTCGATGCGCTGCCGATGGAGGAAAAGACGGGGTTGCCCTATGCGAGCAAGGTCAAGGCCGAGTGGAATGGACGCGAGACTTTCGTTGCGCACAGCTGCGGGCACGACATTCACATGGCAAGCTGGGTCGGGACCGCTCGAACATTGCTTGCGCTGAAGGACCAGTGGAAAGGCACGCTGATGTTCATCGGCCAGCCGGCCGAGGAGGCCGGTGGCGGTGCCAAGGCCATGCTGGCCGACGGCCTCTTCAAGCGTTTTCCCAAGCCCGATTTCGCATTTGCCTTGCACACGAGCCCCTCGCCATACGGCTTCGTGGGATACCGCGTGGGTGCCATCACCTCGGCATCCGACGGCCTCGAGATCACCTTCAAGGGGCGCGGCGGCCACGGCTCCGCGCCCGACAAGACCATCGATCCCATCGCCATTGCAGCCCACTTCGTGACGGATGTGCAGACCGTGGTCAGTCGCGAGAAGGATCCGGCCGAATTCGGTGTCGTGACCATCGGGGCCATTCAGGGCGGCACCGCGGGCAACATCATTCCGGACTCGGTCGTGCTCCGTGGCACCGTTCGCAGCTACAAGCCGGAAGTGCGTGAGAAGCTGCTCGCCGGAGTCCGACGCACCGCGAAGGCTGCCGCCGCGATGGCCGGCGCGCCCGAGCCGGTCGTCGAGTTCGGGGACGGCGGTGCGGCGGTCATCAACGACGAGGCAGTCGTCCAGCGTACCGTTGCGGCACTCAAGTCGAAGCTCGACGCGGCGAGGGTGGTACAGGTGCCGCCCATCACGGCAAGCGAGGATTTTTCTGAATACGTGAACGCCGGTGTGCCGTCGATGTTCTTCTTCGTCGGCGTGAGCGACCCCAAGGAGGTTGCCGAGTCGCTGAAGCCGGGCGGCAAGCCGCTGCCATTCAATCACTCGCCTTTCTTCGCGCCCGTGCCCGAGCCTTCCATCAAGATGGGCGTTCAGGCCATGACGACGGCGGTGCTGAGTGCCATGAACAAGTGA
- a CDS encoding LLM class flavin-dependent oxidoreductase, whose product MASSTRQFKLGAFLMQTGHHIAAWRHPGAQADAGSNFRHYVALAQKAEAAKFDAIFLADSVGIRSSNLPSLSRTARSDHFEPLTLLAALAAVTERIGLIATVSTSFNEPFNVARKFASLDQISGGRSGWNLVTSSGVGEAQNFNREEHFEHALRYERAAEFHDVVTGLWDSWEDDSFVRDKASGQYFAEDKLHVLDHKGTHFSVRGPLNVSRSPQGRPVVVQAGASEAGRDLAARTAEVIFVAHQTFEEAQSFYRDIKDRVRAYDRDPDGVKIMPGIFPVVGRTQAEAEEKFAQLQDLVHPVVGVSLLSSVIGGFDLSGLPVDGPLPDLPETNGPKSRQRLLLDLARRENLSIRDLYLRIAGARGHQQVVGTPSSIADQLQQWFEEGGADGFNIMSPWFPGGLDDFIELVLPELRRRGLFRTEYEGRTLREHLGLQRPLHPRRREAAAAAA is encoded by the coding sequence ATGGCCTCATCGACACGCCAGTTCAAGCTCGGCGCCTTCCTCATGCAGACGGGCCACCACATTGCCGCTTGGCGCCACCCGGGGGCGCAGGCCGATGCCGGCAGCAACTTCCGCCACTACGTGGCACTGGCGCAGAAGGCCGAGGCCGCGAAGTTCGACGCGATCTTCCTGGCCGACTCGGTCGGCATCCGCAGCAGCAACCTGCCCTCGCTGTCGCGCACCGCGCGCAGCGACCACTTCGAGCCGCTCACCCTGCTGGCGGCGCTGGCCGCGGTGACCGAGCGCATCGGCCTCATCGCCACGGTGTCGACCAGCTTCAACGAGCCTTTCAATGTCGCGCGCAAGTTCGCGTCGCTCGACCAGATCAGCGGCGGGCGCTCGGGCTGGAACCTGGTGACCTCCAGCGGCGTGGGCGAAGCGCAGAACTTCAACCGCGAAGAGCACTTCGAGCATGCGTTGCGCTACGAGCGCGCGGCGGAATTCCACGACGTGGTGACGGGCCTTTGGGACAGCTGGGAGGACGACAGCTTCGTGCGCGACAAGGCCAGCGGCCAATACTTCGCCGAGGACAAGCTGCACGTGCTCGACCACAAGGGCACGCATTTCTCCGTGCGTGGCCCGCTCAACGTGTCGCGCTCGCCGCAGGGGCGGCCGGTGGTGGTGCAGGCGGGCGCCTCGGAGGCCGGGCGCGACCTCGCGGCGCGCACGGCGGAAGTGATCTTCGTGGCGCACCAGACCTTCGAGGAAGCACAGAGCTTCTACCGCGACATCAAGGACCGCGTGCGCGCCTACGACCGCGACCCCGACGGCGTGAAGATCATGCCGGGCATCTTCCCGGTGGTGGGCCGCACGCAGGCCGAGGCGGAGGAGAAGTTCGCGCAGCTGCAGGACCTGGTGCACCCGGTGGTGGGCGTGTCGCTGCTGTCGAGCGTGATCGGCGGCTTCGACCTCTCGGGCCTGCCGGTGGACGGCCCATTGCCGGACCTGCCCGAGACCAACGGGCCGAAGAGCCGGCAGCGGCTGCTGCTCGACCTGGCGCGCCGGGAGAACCTGAGCATCCGCGACCTCTACCTGCGCATCGCCGGCGCACGCGGCCACCAACAGGTGGTCGGCACGCCGTCGAGCATCGCAGACCAGCTGCAGCAGTGGTTCGAGGAAGGCGGCGCGGACGGCTTCAACATCATGTCGCCATGGTTCCCGGGCGGGCTGGACGACTTCATCGAACTGGTGCTGCCGGAGCTGCGGCGGCGCGGACTGTTCCGCACCGAATACGAAGGCCGCACGCTGCGCGAGCACCTGGGTTTGCAGCGGCCGTTGCATCCGCGCCGCCGCGAGGCGGCGGCTGCTGCCGCCTAG
- a CDS encoding LysR family transcriptional regulator: MTLVQLRHLISLAETASFTRSAETLFLTQPALSRSINALEEELGQKLFDRVGRRSELTHFGHEVLQRARRLVFDADELAASGGRKLGGRTSTLRVGLGSGPGALLTRPLLAGMAQRGATVRVDILRGEENRLVQALRDRQIDAVVLEIHSFRPATDLRVEAVTEMRGAFMCRTGHPLTRKRGAIRFETVREFPIASTKLGNDVVREMVETYGPQGHPDECVSLRCNELSSLVEVVRESDAVLFAIRAAAPDLVELPVRPAIETRAHFGLITRAGHTDAPAMSMLRTLISKILRD, from the coding sequence ATGACGCTCGTACAACTTCGGCACTTGATTTCGCTGGCGGAGACCGCTTCGTTCACGCGATCGGCCGAGACGCTCTTCCTGACACAGCCGGCGTTGAGCCGAAGCATCAACGCATTGGAAGAGGAGCTGGGCCAGAAGCTTTTCGACCGTGTCGGAAGACGCAGCGAACTCACGCATTTCGGGCACGAGGTATTGCAACGGGCGCGCAGACTGGTGTTCGACGCCGATGAACTCGCGGCATCCGGAGGGCGCAAGCTCGGCGGCCGCACCAGCACCTTGCGCGTGGGTCTCGGGTCCGGGCCGGGCGCATTGCTGACCAGACCGCTGCTGGCCGGCATGGCGCAGCGAGGTGCAACGGTGCGCGTCGACATTCTTCGCGGTGAAGAGAACCGGCTCGTCCAAGCGCTTCGAGACCGCCAGATCGATGCAGTGGTCCTCGAAATCCACTCGTTCAGGCCGGCAACGGACCTGCGCGTCGAGGCCGTGACTGAGATGCGGGGGGCCTTCATGTGCAGGACCGGCCACCCCCTCACGCGCAAGCGCGGAGCAATACGCTTCGAGACCGTGCGCGAGTTCCCGATCGCCTCGACAAAGCTGGGCAACGACGTGGTGCGCGAGATGGTCGAGACCTATGGTCCGCAAGGACATCCCGACGAATGCGTGAGCCTGCGCTGCAACGAATTGTCGAGTCTGGTCGAGGTCGTACGGGAGAGCGACGCGGTTCTATTCGCGATCCGGGCAGCCGCGCCGGACCTGGTGGAACTGCCTGTGCGGCCAGCAATAGAGACCCGCGCGCACTTCGGCCTGATCACGCGTGCGGGACATACGGACGCGCCCGCCATGTCGATGTTGCGCACGCTGATCTCGAAGATACTGCGCGACTGA
- a CDS encoding DNA polymerase II: protein MAPSLQGFILTRHWRDASSGTEIEYWLATDEGPRKAVLRSQTSVAFVESRHRPALEAQLAAMPGMQVRELELKTFNCQPVVGVYAKHYRQLGRLTRALQPQGVPVLEADVRPHDRYLMERFITAGVTVEEGRADGATIVDCRLKPAPEFRPVLKMVSLDIETSQDEALYSIALDGLQDRVVFMLGEAPPGPGEPMDFSLVYCPTRKAMVESLNDWFERNDPDVVIGWNVIQFDLRVLQKTANDCGMQLLLGRERRPIEWRTHPGKQGYLFAPTPGRVIIDGIDALKAAMWSFPSFSLETVSQALLGEGKAIGDEYDKMAEIERRYQEDKPALALYNIRDCELVLRIFDKAKLLQFVMERAQTTGLQADHFGGSIAAFSHHYLPRMHRLGYVAPNVGEIASKAFPGGYVMDSKPGFYDSVVVLDYKSLYPSIIRTFLVDPVGLVEGTHAGDPAMVVKGPQGTVFSRERHCLPEIVTTLWRARDEAKRVGNEPLSQALKLLMNSFAGVLGAADCRFFNPKLVSAVTLRGHEMMKLTREFVQSRGYEVIYGDTDSIFVWLKRTHTNEEAHAVAANLVRDINDWWTGSLRDEQGLDNFLEIEFDTHYRKFFMPTIRGSDVGSKKRYAGLSVDAKGKEEMVYRGLEMARSDWTPLARQFQEGLLSRIFQGEPYKEFVSDYAQSTLAGEKDDLLIYRKRLRHRLDAYLVNVPPQVRAARIADEYNARIGRPMQYQSGGWIRYVMTRNGPEPLETRHSRIDYEHYLSKQLQPIADAILQPVGESFTALTTAQQHLF from the coding sequence GTGGCGCCCTCCCTCCAGGGCTTCATCCTCACTCGCCATTGGCGAGACGCGTCGTCGGGCACCGAAATCGAATATTGGCTGGCCACGGATGAGGGACCGAGGAAGGCGGTTCTGAGGTCCCAGACCTCGGTCGCATTCGTGGAGTCCCGTCACCGGCCGGCGCTGGAGGCGCAACTTGCGGCCATGCCGGGAATGCAGGTCCGTGAGCTTGAATTGAAGACCTTCAATTGCCAGCCAGTCGTCGGGGTCTATGCGAAGCACTACCGCCAATTGGGCCGCCTGACGCGAGCCCTGCAGCCGCAGGGCGTTCCCGTGCTCGAAGCCGACGTGCGCCCGCACGACCGCTACCTGATGGAGCGGTTCATTACCGCTGGCGTGACGGTGGAAGAGGGCCGCGCGGACGGCGCGACCATCGTCGACTGCAGGCTCAAGCCCGCGCCCGAATTCCGGCCGGTGCTGAAAATGGTGTCGCTGGACATCGAGACGAGCCAGGACGAGGCGCTTTATTCGATCGCATTGGACGGCTTGCAGGATCGTGTCGTCTTCATGCTCGGTGAAGCACCGCCCGGGCCGGGTGAGCCCATGGATTTCTCGCTGGTCTACTGCCCGACCCGCAAAGCCATGGTGGAAAGCTTGAACGACTGGTTCGAGAGGAACGACCCAGACGTCGTCATCGGCTGGAACGTCATTCAGTTCGACTTGCGCGTACTCCAGAAGACCGCCAACGACTGTGGAATGCAGCTGCTGCTGGGACGGGAGCGCCGGCCCATCGAATGGCGGACCCATCCGGGCAAGCAGGGCTACCTGTTCGCACCCACGCCGGGCCGGGTGATCATCGATGGCATCGACGCGCTCAAGGCCGCGATGTGGAGCTTTCCTTCGTTCAGTCTCGAAACTGTTTCGCAAGCATTGCTGGGCGAGGGGAAGGCCATCGGTGACGAATACGACAAGATGGCCGAGATCGAGCGGCGCTACCAGGAAGACAAGCCGGCGCTCGCCCTCTACAACATCCGGGACTGCGAACTGGTCCTGCGGATCTTCGACAAGGCGAAGCTGCTGCAGTTCGTGATGGAGCGGGCCCAGACCACGGGCCTTCAGGCCGATCACTTCGGCGGCTCCATTGCCGCGTTCAGTCACCACTATCTTCCGCGGATGCATCGCCTGGGCTATGTGGCGCCGAACGTGGGCGAGATTGCGAGCAAGGCCTTCCCCGGTGGCTACGTGATGGACTCGAAACCGGGGTTCTACGACTCGGTCGTGGTCCTGGACTACAAGAGCCTCTACCCCTCGATCATCCGGACCTTCCTTGTCGACCCCGTGGGCCTCGTGGAAGGTACCCACGCCGGCGATCCGGCCATGGTCGTCAAGGGTCCGCAGGGGACTGTTTTCTCGCGCGAGCGGCACTGCCTGCCGGAAATCGTGACCACGCTCTGGCGCGCCCGCGACGAGGCCAAGCGCGTCGGGAACGAGCCGTTGTCCCAGGCGCTGAAGCTGCTCATGAACTCCTTCGCCGGCGTGCTGGGCGCGGCCGATTGCCGCTTCTTCAATCCCAAGCTGGTTTCCGCCGTCACCCTTCGCGGCCACGAGATGATGAAGCTCACGCGCGAGTTCGTGCAGAGCCGGGGCTACGAGGTGATCTATGGAGACACCGACTCCATCTTCGTCTGGCTCAAGCGAACCCACACCAACGAGGAAGCGCACGCTGTCGCGGCCAACCTGGTGAGGGACATCAACGACTGGTGGACGGGCTCCCTTCGCGACGAGCAGGGGCTGGACAATTTTCTCGAGATCGAGTTCGACACCCACTACAGGAAATTCTTCATGCCCACCATCCGTGGCTCGGATGTGGGCAGCAAGAAGCGCTACGCCGGCCTCAGCGTGGACGCCAAAGGCAAGGAGGAAATGGTCTACCGCGGCCTGGAGATGGCCCGCAGCGACTGGACTCCGCTGGCGCGCCAGTTCCAGGAGGGCCTGCTTTCGCGCATCTTCCAGGGCGAGCCCTACAAGGAATTCGTGAGCGACTATGCGCAATCGACGCTGGCCGGCGAAAAGGATGACCTGCTGATCTACAGGAAGCGCCTGCGCCATCGGCTCGATGCCTACCTGGTCAACGTGCCGCCGCAGGTCCGTGCCGCACGCATCGCCGACGAGTACAACGCCCGCATAGGGCGTCCGATGCAGTATCAGAGCGGTGGCTGGATTCGGTATGTCATGACCCGGAACGGGCCGGAGCCGCTCGAGACGCGCCATTCCCGCATCGACTACGAGCACTATCTGAGCAAGCAGCTCCAACCGATTGCCGACGCGATTCTCCAGCCCGTGGGGGAGAGCTTCACGGCCTTGACGACCGCGCAGCAACACTTGTTCTAG
- a CDS encoding NtaA/DmoA family FMN-dependent monooxygenase (This protein belongs to a clade of FMN-dependent monooxygenases, within a broader family of flavin-dependent oxidoreductases, the luciferase-like monooxygenase (LMM) family, some of whose members use coenzyme F420 rather than FMN.): MPSTPRISPSPRQLHFGIFLFSIGYHPGAWRLPGVDPKASHDPAFIASIARKAEDAKFDFFFLGDALATSAEQQYVFPSQTVRLEPFTMIGYVAAHTQRIGLIATANTTYADPYHIARQTASLDHLSGGRLAWNVVTGADERAAKNFSRDHHWDNSRRYDYAEELVDVVSQLWDSWEDGALLGDQAAGLLVDPAKLHPIEHEGSFFRVKGPLNVARPPQGQIPLVNAGTSPRSRAFGAARSTVVFAGVPTFEAAQGFYSEIKAGAVASGRRAEDVSVLPGLVPYIGRTSEEAYALYQRLSALIAARLDTAALERELRVPLAGLGGDDLFPAFDEADPALALARHFITQARKLNRTESPTVRHVFEYAIARGRGHFLAIGSAEEVADTIQHWFENGAADGFNVCPPHLPAGLDDFIELVLPILRARGLFRDEYTGRTFAAHFGGALKPANRFEGARTAQAEFGRITETHHRVV, from the coding sequence ATGCCGAGCACTCCCCGCATTTCCCCTTCACCGCGCCAGCTTCACTTCGGCATCTTCCTGTTCTCCATCGGCTACCACCCCGGCGCCTGGCGCCTGCCCGGTGTCGACCCGAAGGCCTCGCACGACCCCGCCTTCATCGCGTCGATCGCGCGCAAGGCCGAAGACGCCAAGTTCGACTTCTTCTTCCTCGGCGACGCGCTCGCCACCAGCGCCGAGCAGCAGTACGTGTTCCCGTCGCAGACGGTGCGGCTGGAGCCCTTCACCATGATCGGCTACGTGGCCGCGCATACGCAGCGCATCGGCCTGATCGCCACCGCCAACACCACCTACGCCGACCCGTACCACATCGCGCGCCAGACCGCCTCGCTCGACCACCTGAGCGGCGGCCGACTCGCATGGAACGTGGTCACCGGCGCCGACGAGCGCGCCGCGAAGAACTTCAGCCGCGACCACCACTGGGACAACAGCCGCCGGTACGACTACGCGGAAGAACTGGTGGACGTGGTCTCGCAGCTGTGGGACTCGTGGGAAGACGGCGCGCTGCTCGGCGACCAGGCCGCCGGCCTGCTGGTCGACCCCGCCAAGCTGCACCCCATCGAGCATGAGGGCAGCTTCTTTCGCGTGAAGGGGCCGCTGAACGTGGCGCGACCGCCGCAGGGCCAGATCCCGCTGGTCAACGCGGGCACCTCGCCGCGTTCGCGCGCCTTCGGCGCCGCCCGTTCGACGGTGGTCTTCGCCGGTGTGCCGACCTTCGAGGCCGCACAGGGTTTCTACAGCGAGATCAAGGCCGGCGCCGTGGCCAGTGGCCGCCGTGCGGAAGACGTGTCGGTGCTGCCGGGGCTGGTGCCCTACATCGGGCGCACCAGCGAGGAAGCCTATGCGCTCTACCAGCGCCTGAGCGCGCTGATCGCCGCCAGGCTCGACACCGCCGCGCTCGAGCGCGAGCTGCGCGTGCCGCTGGCCGGACTGGGCGGCGACGACCTGTTCCCGGCCTTCGACGAGGCCGACCCCGCGCTGGCGCTGGCGCGCCACTTCATCACGCAGGCGCGCAAGCTCAACCGCACCGAGTCACCGACGGTGCGCCATGTCTTCGAATACGCCATCGCGCGCGGGCGCGGCCACTTCCTGGCCATCGGCAGCGCCGAGGAGGTGGCCGACACCATCCAGCATTGGTTCGAGAACGGCGCGGCCGACGGCTTCAACGTCTGCCCGCCGCACCTGCCCGCCGGGCTGGACGACTTCATCGAACTGGTGCTCCCGATCCTTCGCGCGCGCGGCCTGTTCCGGGACGAGTACACCGGCCGCACGTTCGCCGCGCACTTCGGGGGTGCCTTAAAGCC